One window of Methanomassiliicoccales archaeon genomic DNA carries:
- a CDS encoding class I SAM-dependent methyltransferase, with protein sequence MNAKRINPKQKGFFNEKAGVWDEITIHDLKKVDYIADRLEIRGDERILDIGTGTGVMIPFYEKHLTNGSVVAVDYSEKMIEMARSKYPEKEHPQISYLVSDLYDLKYEADFDLGVCYSCFPHFMDQPLAIEILYRALRKGGRLMVAHSDSAKKINGVHLNGGLEISNDFLPSMERMKQMMTECGMTIKFERDDESYYICIASKE encoded by the coding sequence ATGAACGCCAAAAGGATCAACCCGAAGCAGAAGGGCTTCTTCAACGAGAAGGCCGGGGTGTGGGACGAGATCACCATCCACGACCTGAAAAAGGTGGACTACATCGCCGACCGGCTGGAGATCCGCGGTGACGAGAGGATACTGGACATCGGCACCGGGACCGGGGTGATGATCCCCTTCTACGAGAAACATCTTACAAACGGGAGCGTCGTCGCCGTGGACTATTCGGAGAAGATGATCGAAATGGCCCGTTCCAAGTACCCAGAGAAGGAGCATCCCCAGATCTCTTACCTCGTCTCCGACCTCTACGACCTCAAGTACGAGGCGGACTTCGACCTGGGGGTGTGCTATTCTTGCTTCCCCCATTTCATGGACCAGCCCCTGGCCATCGAGATCTTGTATAGGGCACTAAGAAAGGGAGGACGTCTGATGGTGGCCCATTCCGATTCGGCCAAGAAGATCAACGGGGTGCACCTGAACGGCGGTCTGGAGATATCCAACGATTTTCTCCCTTCCATGGAGCGAATGAAGCAGATGATGACCGAATGCGGCATGACAATCAAATTCGAGAGGGACGACGAGAGCTATTACATATGCATCGCCAGCAAGGAATGA
- a CDS encoding ABC transporter permease — MNAKRMLAVTRKVLRSLKHDRRTVGFLVLMPIFMIAIFGFTFGGEVKGVEVYVVNLDEGVGNASYANLIVAHLQQDETLKIKEIVTSSSGVADPVTYGREKVESGDAWACIVFPADFTMDIATYSPGNTSIVDAASITLLLDGSNTNIVQSVTSSVQSSMSAVLFEDLGFTQPVMVVPDMVYGDGMEFIDTFAPGVISLAVMMVTFMLSIISFIHERTTGTLARLLSTPVTEGEVVLGYALAFGLIGLVQSMMVLATALLLFNVQVEGSLLLVLLTILLLGVGMQGLGFLLSANARTEFQAIQFIPLILFPSILLSGVFWPIQAVPELLRPISYFLPLTYAVDGARSVMVRGWGLGEIWPDLAILALFAVAMLALSVLLMKRR; from the coding sequence GTGAACGCCAAAAGGATGCTCGCGGTTACCAGGAAGGTCTTACGATCGCTCAAGCATGATCGGCGGACGGTCGGTTTCCTGGTACTTATGCCCATCTTCATGATAGCCATCTTCGGCTTCACCTTCGGCGGGGAGGTGAAGGGCGTGGAGGTGTACGTGGTTAACTTGGACGAGGGTGTGGGCAACGCGTCCTATGCTAACCTCATAGTTGCTCATCTGCAACAAGACGAGACGCTGAAGATCAAAGAGATAGTCACTTCATCCTCCGGCGTAGCCGATCCTGTGACGTACGGGCGAGAGAAGGTGGAGAGCGGTGACGCCTGGGCCTGCATCGTCTTCCCGGCCGATTTCACCATGGACATCGCCACCTACTCGCCAGGCAACACCTCCATCGTGGACGCGGCCTCGATAACGCTGCTCCTGGACGGCAGCAACACCAACATCGTGCAGTCGGTGACGTCCTCGGTCCAGTCGTCCATGTCCGCCGTGCTTTTCGAGGACCTCGGGTTCACCCAGCCAGTGATGGTCGTCCCGGACATGGTCTACGGGGACGGAATGGAGTTCATAGACACGTTCGCGCCAGGGGTCATCTCCCTGGCGGTCATGATGGTGACCTTCATGCTGTCCATCATCTCCTTCATCCACGAGCGGACGACCGGTACGCTGGCCAGGCTGCTCTCCACGCCAGTGACCGAGGGAGAGGTGGTGCTCGGTTACGCCTTGGCCTTCGGCCTCATCGGCCTGGTCCAATCGATGATGGTGCTGGCGACGGCGCTCCTTCTCTTCAACGTGCAGGTGGAGGGGTCGCTGCTGCTCGTGCTCCTGACCATTCTCCTGCTGGGGGTGGGGATGCAGGGGTTGGGATTCCTTCTATCGGCGAACGCCAGGACCGAGTTCCAGGCCATCCAGTTCATCCCGCTGATTCTATTTCCCTCCATACTGTTGTCCGGGGTCTTCTGGCCCATCCAGGCGGTGCCGGAGCTGCTGCGGCCGATATCCTACTTCCTGCCGCTGACGTACGCCGTGGACGGCGCGCGATCGGTGATGGTCAGGGGATGGGGGCTGGGAGAAATATGGCCGGACCTGGCGATACTGGCGCTGTTCGCCGTGGCCATGCTGGCGTTGAGCGTACTGCTGATGAAGAGGAGATAA
- a CDS encoding ABC transporter ATP-binding protein, which produces MESDAGHAVITESLRKEYDDIVAVQDLSLKIPSGCIYGLIGPNGSGKTTAIKVLMGLVRATAGSATVLGRTVPIKGKDSRVSYMPQELALYVDLTVHENAQLFSELNDMEPSTFLEREKDVLQVVGLTDRKDDLVGHLSGGMQHRASLACALINDPQLMFLDEPTVGVDPELRSGFWEHFRMLKGKGMTVVLTTHYMDEASRCDLVGMMHKGRLIAEGAPAELLKEAKCENLEDAFMEFIRRCCQ; this is translated from the coding sequence ATGGAATCCGATGCTGGACACGCGGTGATAACCGAAAGTTTGAGGAAAGAGTACGACGACATCGTCGCCGTCCAGGACCTGAGCCTCAAGATACCTTCCGGGTGCATCTACGGGCTGATCGGTCCGAACGGTTCTGGTAAGACCACGGCCATCAAGGTGCTGATGGGGCTTGTGAGAGCGACCGCGGGCTCGGCCACAGTGCTGGGGCGAACGGTCCCGATCAAAGGCAAGGACAGCCGGGTCAGCTACATGCCGCAGGAGCTGGCGTTGTACGTGGACCTCACGGTGCACGAGAACGCCCAGCTGTTCTCCGAGCTGAACGACATGGAGCCGTCGACCTTCCTGGAGCGGGAGAAGGATGTGCTCCAGGTGGTCGGACTGACGGATAGGAAGGACGACCTGGTCGGTCATTTGAGCGGGGGGATGCAGCACCGGGCCTCGCTGGCCTGCGCCCTTATCAACGACCCGCAGCTGATGTTCCTGGACGAACCTACCGTCGGTGTCGATCCAGAGTTGCGCTCGGGCTTCTGGGAGCACTTCCGCATGCTCAAGGGGAAGGGAATGACCGTCGTTCTCACGACGCATTACATGGACGAGGCTTCACGCTGCGACCTGGTGGGGATGATGCACAAAGGGCGTCTCATCGCCGAGGGGGCGCCCGCCGAGCTCCTTAAGGAGGCGAAGTGCGAAAACCTGGAGGACGCCTTCATGGAGTTCATAAGGAGGTGTTGTCAGTGA
- a CDS encoding TetR/AcrR family transcriptional regulator, which produces MSSEPGIKVPKAREKVLDSAFTLFAEKGYDGTTTKEISALAGVNEVTLFRIFGSKEALFRQVVQEKLPLRSIRSVVDFDMEGPMEEVLLRNARKVLETLKENRHFLMMLVGEIWRHPQFKEDVSTEAFERAAQYLAGQLQVLMDRGRLRSLDPYVAAKSWIGMVQSHYLTNYLVGLGNIDPAEEERLLRGMVDIFINGAGNREGN; this is translated from the coding sequence ATGTCCTCTGAACCCGGTATCAAAGTCCCTAAGGCTCGCGAGAAAGTGTTGGACTCTGCGTTCACTTTGTTTGCGGAGAAGGGGTACGATGGCACGACCACCAAGGAGATCTCCGCTCTGGCTGGAGTGAACGAGGTCACCCTCTTCCGCATATTCGGGAGCAAGGAGGCCCTGTTCCGCCAGGTGGTCCAGGAGAAGCTGCCGCTAAGGAGCATCAGGTCCGTAGTAGATTTCGATATGGAAGGCCCGATGGAAGAGGTCCTACTGCGGAACGCACGCAAAGTGCTTGAAACCCTCAAGGAGAACCGGCATTTCCTTATGATGCTGGTGGGGGAGATATGGAGGCACCCTCAGTTCAAGGAGGACGTGAGCACTGAGGCTTTCGAAAGGGCGGCACAGTACCTGGCCGGGCAATTGCAGGTACTTATGGACAGGGGTCGCCTGAGGTCCCTCGATCCGTACGTGGCCGCCAAGTCCTGGATCGGCATGGTGCAGTCGCACTACCTCACCAATTATTTGGTGGGGCTAGGTAACATCGACCCGGCAGAGGAGGAGCGGCTGCTGCGGGGGATGGTCGACATCTTCATTAACGGCGCTGGAAACAGGGAGGGAAACTGA
- a CDS encoding transglutaminase family protein, with product MPELLTPRQLKEREYIPAVPFIKLMTKGVTSVLKTSAFHLGEVKKMRVLPEGPRYQRPPRQYDIPKFKEDMRRTVSDEKYLRSTRFCDPSDPRIVAMAHKLGAFQVSDLEFAKRAHELCKEKMIVEYVPLDSAGDTLERGTGTCFHLSGAMIALCRAAGIKARYKVFAMSMIAVWYQRMLGADSFMQKWYNSLGYFLIESEVQVFIDGKWLDAVVGPDAGWQAVMGNPISKLGETSLEDWFEAIPGTVMICESIPFGLPLLGTLMITLAPGSVERVSANVYKMSTNGKKIIEDAGGLEAYDAMVRAKRVKMPMVKMENTGQITFD from the coding sequence GTGCCTGAGCTGCTCACCCCCAGGCAGCTGAAGGAGCGAGAATACATTCCCGCCGTTCCTTTCATCAAGCTTATGACCAAGGGCGTGACCTCGGTGCTCAAGACCAGCGCTTTCCATCTGGGCGAGGTCAAGAAGATGAGGGTCCTGCCGGAGGGACCGCGCTACCAACGCCCCCCGCGCCAATACGATATCCCCAAGTTCAAGGAGGACATGCGAAGGACGGTGTCCGATGAGAAGTACCTGCGATCCACCCGCTTCTGCGATCCTAGCGACCCGCGCATCGTTGCCATGGCTCACAAGCTAGGCGCGTTCCAGGTGTCCGACCTGGAGTTCGCTAAAAGGGCTCACGAACTATGCAAGGAGAAGATGATCGTAGAGTATGTCCCCCTGGACAGCGCCGGCGACACCTTGGAACGGGGAACGGGCACATGCTTCCACCTATCTGGGGCGATGATCGCCCTCTGCCGCGCCGCAGGGATAAAGGCCAGGTACAAGGTCTTCGCCATGAGCATGATAGCCGTCTGGTACCAGCGTATGCTGGGGGCGGACAGCTTCATGCAGAAGTGGTACAACTCCCTGGGCTACTTCCTCATAGAGTCCGAGGTCCAGGTTTTCATCGACGGTAAGTGGCTGGACGCGGTGGTAGGACCGGACGCCGGCTGGCAGGCGGTTATGGGCAACCCCATAAGCAAGCTCGGCGAAACCTCCCTGGAAGACTGGTTCGAAGCCATCCCCGGCACCGTCATGATCTGCGAGTCCATCCCCTTCGGGCTTCCGTTACTAGGCACGCTGATGATCACCCTGGCCCCCGGGTCCGTGGAAAGGGTGAGCGCCAACGTGTACAAGATGTCCACTAACGGGAAAAAGATAATCGAGGACGCCGGAGGCTTGGAGGCCTATGACGCCATGGTCCGGGCCAAGAGGGTCAAGATGCCTATGGTCAAGATGGAGAACACGGGGCAGATCACCTTCGACTGA
- a CDS encoding ATP/GTP-binding protein: protein MRYIYFVGTAGSGKSSLIYAFKEWLTLQGLDSVTVNLDPGVENMPYEADVDIRDWVRVSDVMEEYGLGPNGAQIVAADLMAVNAKDLAESIEKFQTNYVLVDTPGQIELFAFRQSSEVIMEELGKEDACLLFLADPSLCKSPSGFVSSVMLAATVHFRFNVPFFTVLSKSDLLKQEEQDAIIGWSESSDALYGAITDKIDSRTLLGIELFKALESIGAYKKMVPASATEPSGLEDIYNMVQQSFEGGEDLTND, encoded by the coding sequence ATGCGCTACATCTACTTCGTGGGCACCGCCGGCAGCGGCAAGAGCTCCCTCATCTACGCTTTCAAGGAATGGCTCACCCTCCAGGGACTGGACTCTGTCACCGTGAACCTGGACCCGGGCGTGGAGAACATGCCCTATGAGGCCGACGTCGACATACGTGATTGGGTGCGGGTAAGCGACGTCATGGAGGAGTACGGTCTCGGCCCCAACGGCGCGCAGATCGTCGCCGCCGACCTCATGGCCGTGAACGCCAAGGACCTGGCGGAATCTATCGAAAAGTTCCAGACCAACTACGTGCTGGTGGACACCCCCGGGCAGATCGAGCTGTTCGCCTTCCGCCAGAGCAGCGAGGTGATCATGGAGGAATTGGGCAAGGAGGACGCCTGCCTGCTGTTCCTTGCCGACCCCAGCCTATGTAAGTCGCCTTCGGGCTTCGTCTCCTCGGTGATGCTGGCGGCGACCGTCCACTTCCGCTTCAACGTCCCCTTCTTCACCGTACTATCGAAAAGCGACCTGTTGAAGCAGGAAGAGCAGGACGCCATAATCGGCTGGTCAGAGTCCTCCGACGCATTGTACGGGGCCATAACCGACAAGATCGACTCCCGCACATTGCTGGGCATCGAGCTGTTCAAGGCCCTCGAGTCCATCGGGGCCTACAAGAAGATGGTCCCGGCCTCCGCCACGGAACCGTCGGGGCTGGAGGACATATACAACATGGTGCAGCAGTCCTTCGAGGGCGGCGAGGACCTGACGAACGATTGA
- a CDS encoding proteasome-activating nucleotidase yields the protein MDEELDQSISNEMVEKLELIERQNSELLEEVRRVEGEKRYVESELFRLQKEIKRMRSELERLKSPPLIIGSIKDMLIDGRVIVKSSTGPDFIVTTSEYVPQEDLIVGARVALNKQTLAVMSVLPQSLDPIVTGAEIIDKPNITYEMIGGLDEQILEVREAVEDPLLRPELYKKVGIEPPKGVLLVGPPGTGKTLIAKAVANHTNATFIRFVGSELVQKYIGEGARLVRELFELAREKAPSIIFIDELDSVGAKRLDAATSGDREVQRTLMQLLAEMDGFNPLDNIKIIGATNRPDILDDALLRPGRFDRIIEIPIPSYEARLVIFRIHSTRMSVEEGLNIEALATKTELATGADIKSICTEAGMFAIRDNRDVVTMSDFERAIIKVLDNETSKCTESGVMFA from the coding sequence ATGGACGAAGAGCTTGACCAATCCATCTCCAACGAGATGGTCGAGAAGCTGGAGCTTATAGAGAGACAGAACTCCGAGCTGCTCGAGGAGGTCAGGAGGGTGGAGGGCGAGAAGAGGTACGTGGAGAGCGAGCTCTTCCGCTTGCAGAAGGAGATCAAGCGCATGCGCTCCGAGCTGGAGCGCCTGAAGTCCCCGCCGCTCATCATCGGCAGCATTAAGGACATGCTGATCGACGGCCGTGTCATAGTCAAGAGCAGCACCGGTCCGGACTTCATCGTCACTACATCTGAGTATGTGCCGCAGGAGGACCTCATCGTCGGCGCGCGCGTAGCTCTAAACAAGCAGACGCTTGCCGTGATGTCCGTTCTGCCGCAGTCCCTGGACCCCATCGTCACCGGGGCGGAGATCATCGACAAGCCGAACATCACCTACGAAATGATCGGCGGGCTGGACGAGCAGATCCTGGAGGTCCGAGAGGCCGTGGAGGACCCGCTGCTCCGACCAGAGCTGTACAAGAAGGTCGGCATCGAGCCCCCCAAGGGCGTGCTGCTGGTGGGACCGCCAGGCACCGGCAAGACGCTCATCGCTAAAGCCGTGGCGAACCACACCAACGCCACCTTCATCCGCTTCGTCGGTTCCGAACTGGTGCAGAAGTACATCGGCGAGGGTGCTCGCCTGGTGCGCGAGCTGTTCGAGCTGGCGCGGGAGAAAGCGCCAAGCATCATATTCATCGACGAACTGGATTCCGTCGGCGCCAAACGCCTGGACGCGGCGACGTCCGGCGACCGCGAGGTGCAGCGCACGCTGATGCAGCTGCTGGCCGAGATGGACGGGTTCAACCCCCTGGACAACATCAAGATCATCGGCGCGACCAACCGCCCGGACATTTTAGATGATGCGCTGCTGCGGCCGGGCCGCTTCGACCGCATAATCGAGATACCCATCCCGAGCTACGAGGCCAGGCTGGTGATCTTCCGCATCCACTCCACCCGCATGAGTGTGGAGGAGGGACTGAACATCGAGGCCCTGGCGACGAAGACGGAGCTGGCCACCGGCGCGGACATCAAGTCCATCTGCACCGAGGCGGGAATGTTCGCCATCCGCGACAACCGCGATGTCGTGACGATGTCCGACTTCGAGCGGGCCATAATCAAGGTGCTGGACAACGAGACGAGCAAGTGCACCGAGTCAGGCGTCATGTTCGCCTGA
- a CDS encoding aquaporin: MLVSTVSTMFANPAVTFARMMTYAICGIVPLSGIVFMIMEVVGALLAMVVFTKVLYPTPLEKKEIYEPGYCPPKLIEIKD, translated from the coding sequence ATGCTGGTCTCCACGGTAAGCACCATGTTCGCTAACCCGGCGGTGACCTTCGCCAGGATGATGACCTATGCCATATGCGGGATTGTCCCCCTCAGTGGCATCGTCTTCATGATAATGGAGGTCGTCGGCGCCCTTCTGGCCATGGTGGTCTTCACCAAGGTGCTGTACCCCACCCCCCTGGAGAAGAAGGAGATATACGAACCGGGATATTGCCCGCCTAAGCTCATCGAGATAAAGGATTAA
- a CDS encoding multiprotein bridging factor aMBF1 yields MCGKEMASLLPVRIEGTVLSVCRDCARFGDNVKAGGKKTTTAEPSVIQARLDNRERRMQTHSVYETGEESIEMAEDYSKRIKEAREKMGWKQEELAAKINERVSIIHKLESGTMHPNDTLVRKVEKALDIKLKEKVMITTVEKTSSGKALTLEDCVKKKK; encoded by the coding sequence ATGTGCGGTAAGGAAATGGCGAGCCTGCTGCCGGTGAGGATCGAGGGGACGGTGCTCAGCGTCTGCCGCGACTGCGCCCGCTTCGGCGATAACGTGAAAGCGGGGGGAAAGAAGACGACCACCGCCGAGCCGTCGGTCATCCAGGCGAGGCTGGACAACCGCGAGCGCCGGATGCAGACCCATTCCGTGTACGAAACGGGTGAGGAGTCCATCGAGATGGCCGAGGACTATTCCAAGCGGATTAAGGAAGCCAGGGAGAAGATGGGCTGGAAGCAGGAGGAGCTGGCGGCCAAGATCAACGAGCGGGTCAGCATCATCCACAAGCTGGAGAGCGGGACGATGCATCCGAACGACACCCTGGTGCGGAAGGTGGAGAAGGCCCTGGACATCAAGCTGAAGGAAAAAGTAATGATCACCACGGTGGAGAAGACCTCCAGCGGCAAGGCCCTGACCCTCGAGGACTGCGTTAAGAAAAAGAAGTGA
- a CDS encoding DUF2240 family protein, with protein MNELQRTVAVVFNRKGKKMLSEREFINALFFELKWSDPTGSGRIEAKEAQRILEAGLRKGLLELTDGYVRPTFDHKAVEVPLNYKPTKDLLNELGEAAPSTKAEASPAAAKAEAPPVFSVLIDDIAAKSGWNKREVVARINKVVEKLSVDAEVAALLVGKDVGVDVGKYILEVKEEVLRK; from the coding sequence ATGAACGAGCTCCAGCGGACCGTGGCCGTGGTTTTCAACCGCAAGGGGAAGAAGATGCTGTCCGAGCGGGAGTTCATCAACGCCCTGTTCTTCGAGCTGAAATGGTCCGACCCCACCGGCTCCGGCCGGATCGAGGCCAAGGAAGCGCAGCGGATACTGGAGGCGGGGCTGCGCAAAGGGCTTCTAGAGCTTACGGACGGTTACGTGCGCCCGACCTTCGACCACAAGGCGGTGGAAGTGCCGTTGAACTACAAGCCCACCAAAGACCTGCTGAACGAGCTGGGGGAAGCTGCTCCATCGACCAAGGCCGAGGCGTCCCCGGCCGCAGCGAAGGCGGAGGCGCCGCCGGTGTTCTCCGTCCTCATCGACGACATCGCCGCCAAGTCCGGCTGGAACAAGCGGGAGGTCGTGGCCCGCATAAACAAGGTGGTGGAGAAATTGTCCGTTGACGCCGAGGTGGCCGCCCTGCTCGTCGGTAAGGACGTGGGCGTGGACGTCGGCAAGTACATATTAGAAGTGAAGGAAGAGGTTTTGCGGAAGTGA
- the thsB gene encoding thermosome subunit beta, whose amino-acid sequence MAMGNTPILILKEGSKREKGKDAQYNNIMAARAIADAVRSTLGPRGMDKMLVDSMGDVVITNDGVTILKEIDVEHPAAKMLVEVAKSQDEECGDGTTTAVILTGELLKKSVDLIDANVHPTIITAGYRLACSKAMEVLDSVSIKVEPKDRETLMKIAKTAMMSKSVSGSKDLMAKVAVESVSNVAEKVNGKWVVDMDNIQITKKHGGSMDDTQLIQGIIVDKEPVHPGMPKRIEKAKIALLDVALEIKKTEIDAKIEITDPTQMHAFLDEEERMLREMVDKIKKIGANVVFCQKGIDDLVQHFLAKESIFAGRRVKKGDMEKLSKATGATIISKINELEVSDLGKADLVEVRKIQEEEMTFVTGCKNPKAISILIRGGTDHVVAEIERSLDDAMSVVSVAIEDGNMLTGGGSTAVEVALRLREYSSSVGGREQIAIDAFASAMEVIPTALAENAGLDPIDILIEMRKSHKAGKKHAGVNVFTGQVEDMIANDVLEPFRVGKQAISSATDAAIMILRIDDVIASKGTPGMSSKDMVGKQGLADVD is encoded by the coding sequence ATGGCAATGGGAAACACACCTATACTGATACTCAAAGAGGGTTCCAAGCGCGAGAAGGGCAAGGACGCCCAATACAACAATATAATGGCCGCCAGGGCCATCGCTGACGCGGTCAGGAGCACCCTCGGTCCCCGTGGAATGGACAAGATGCTGGTCGACTCCATGGGTGATGTCGTCATCACCAACGACGGCGTGACCATCTTGAAGGAGATCGATGTCGAGCACCCCGCCGCCAAGATGTTGGTGGAGGTCGCCAAGAGCCAGGACGAGGAGTGCGGCGACGGCACCACCACTGCGGTCATTCTGACCGGAGAACTGCTGAAGAAGTCCGTCGACCTCATCGACGCCAACGTTCATCCGACCATCATCACCGCCGGGTACCGCTTGGCCTGCTCCAAGGCCATGGAGGTCCTGGACTCGGTGTCCATCAAGGTCGAGCCGAAGGACCGCGAGACCCTCATGAAGATCGCCAAGACCGCCATGATGAGCAAGTCCGTATCCGGTTCCAAGGACCTCATGGCCAAGGTGGCCGTCGAATCTGTGTCCAACGTGGCCGAGAAGGTCAACGGCAAATGGGTCGTGGACATGGACAACATCCAGATCACCAAGAAGCACGGCGGTTCCATGGACGACACCCAGTTGATCCAGGGGATCATCGTGGACAAGGAGCCGGTGCACCCCGGCATGCCCAAGAGGATCGAGAAGGCCAAGATCGCCCTGTTGGACGTGGCCTTGGAGATCAAGAAGACCGAGATCGACGCCAAGATCGAGATCACCGACCCCACCCAGATGCACGCCTTCCTCGACGAGGAGGAGCGCATGCTGAGAGAGATGGTCGACAAGATCAAGAAGATCGGGGCCAACGTCGTCTTCTGCCAGAAGGGCATCGACGACCTGGTCCAGCACTTCCTGGCCAAGGAGAGCATCTTCGCCGGACGCCGGGTCAAGAAGGGCGACATGGAGAAGCTGTCGAAGGCCACTGGCGCAACCATCATCTCCAAGATCAACGAGCTGGAGGTCAGCGACCTGGGCAAGGCCGACCTGGTAGAGGTCCGCAAGATCCAGGAGGAAGAGATGACCTTCGTCACCGGCTGCAAGAACCCCAAGGCCATATCCATCCTGATCAGGGGCGGTACCGACCATGTGGTGGCCGAGATCGAGCGTTCCCTGGATGACGCCATGAGCGTCGTCTCCGTCGCGATCGAGGACGGAAACATGCTCACCGGCGGCGGTTCCACGGCCGTCGAGGTGGCCCTGCGCCTGCGCGAGTACTCCTCCTCCGTCGGAGGACGCGAGCAGATCGCCATCGACGCCTTCGCCTCTGCGATGGAAGTAATTCCCACCGCCCTGGCCGAGAACGCCGGGCTGGACCCCATCGACATACTCATCGAGATGAGGAAGTCCCACAAGGCGGGCAAGAAGCACGCTGGCGTGAACGTATTCACCGGGCAGGTCGAGGACATGATTGCCAATGACGTCCTGGAACCGTTCCGGGTGGGCAAGCAGGCCATAAGCTCGGCCACCGACGCCGCTATCATGATCCTGAGGATCGACGATGTCATCGCCTCCAAGGGCACCCCTGGCATGAGCTCCAAGGACATGGTCGGCAAGCAGGGACTGGCCGACGTTGATTAA
- a CDS encoding nucleotide exchange factor GrpE — MEDSSKDTRPPQAGEAQEGSLTTGEEAELLKKDLVEAKAQAERNLELAKRIQADFDNYKKRTQRDREEQMKAANDKLLYELLGFLDDFERALSSKGTPEELRSGLESIHDNLRSMLQSKGLVETPCETFDPALHEALCVGEGEEGKVLEVYQKGYCLGPRVIRYAKVKVGKDKDRGESDG, encoded by the coding sequence ATGGAAGACAGCTCCAAGGACACGCGGCCCCCGCAAGCGGGGGAGGCCCAGGAAGGGTCGCTAACAACGGGTGAAGAGGCGGAGCTCTTGAAAAAGGACCTTGTGGAAGCAAAGGCCCAGGCGGAAAGGAACCTGGAGCTGGCCAAGAGAATACAGGCCGATTTCGACAATTACAAGAAGCGAACCCAGCGCGACCGCGAGGAGCAGATGAAGGCGGCCAACGACAAGCTGCTCTACGAACTGCTGGGCTTCCTGGACGACTTCGAGCGGGCCCTCTCATCGAAGGGGACGCCGGAGGAACTCCGGAGCGGCTTGGAATCCATCCACGATAACTTACGATCAATGCTCCAGTCCAAGGGACTGGTAGAGACGCCCTGCGAGACCTTCGACCCGGCGCTGCACGAGGCGCTGTGCGTTGGCGAGGGGGAGGAGGGCAAGGTCCTGGAGGTGTACCAGAAGGGGTACTGTCTGGGACCGCGAGTAATTCGCTACGCCAAGGTGAAAGTGGGCAAGGATAAGGACAGAGGTGAATCAGATGGCTAA